The Planktothrix agardhii NIES-204 genomic interval TTAGCTAGAGTGAGAGAAGCGGTTTTTAATATTTGGCAGGTTAAAATAAAAGGCTGTTGCTGGTTAGATTTATGTACGGGTAGTGGGTCAATGGGGGCCGAGGCATTATGTCGGGGGGCGGCGGTTGTGATCGGGATTGAACAACACGGGAAAGCCTGTAAAGTTATTCAAGAAAATTGGCAAACAATGGCGGATTCTTCCCAACAAATTCAAGTAATTCGGGGAGATATTTTAGGGAAATTAAAGATATTATCGGGGCAAAAATTTGATTGTATTTATTTCGATCCGCCCTATAATAGCAATCTTTATCAACCTGTATTAGAAGCCATATCTCAATATCAACTTCTATCTGATCACGGGGAAATTGCCGTAGAACACCATACCCATCGTTGGCAGATTCAACCAATTACAGACCTAGAAATTTGTCGAGAAAAAACCTACGGCAATTGTGCTTTAACCTTTTATTGTTTAAAATAATAAACACAGATTTAAGAGGGTTTCACAGATTTTAATCTGTGTTAATCTGCGTAATCCTTTTAAATCTGTGATCCCCATTATTG includes:
- a CDS encoding putative methyltransferase, giving the protein MSLRIYGNRLLKTLPGEETRPTLARVREAVFNIWQVKIKGCCWLDLCTGSGSMGAEALCRGAAVVIGIEQHGKACKVIQENWQTMADSSQQIQVIRGDILGKLKILSGQKFDCIYFDPPYNSNLYQPVLEAISQYQLLSDHGEIAVEHHTHRWQIQPITDLEICREKTYGNCALTFYCLK